One genomic window of Streptomonospora nanhaiensis includes the following:
- a CDS encoding acyl-CoA-like ligand-binding transcription factor: MISTPALRARHLDSNVALQQAIVDALGAEAEGPEAAFRAHAAAGACLAALHTALVRWAEEDGRPHLPELIGQALAAAFGDGAVGR, encoded by the coding sequence ATGATCTCCACGCCCGCCCTGCGCGCCCGGCACCTGGACAGCAACGTCGCGCTGCAGCAGGCCATCGTGGACGCCCTCGGCGCCGAGGCCGAGGGCCCTGAGGCGGCGTTCCGCGCCCACGCCGCGGCCGGCGCCTGCCTGGCCGCCCTGCACACGGCCCTGGTCCGCTGGGCGGAGGAGGACGGACGCCCGCACCTGCCCGAGTTGATAGGCCAAGCCCTCGCCGCCGCATTCGGCGACGGTGCGGTGGGTCGATAA
- a CDS encoding peroxidase family protein: protein MPGAQGGRGDHQPQPGQQKVAVAVPLGVVLAPARQGGRGLDQRAADAADQRLPRRRRGDPLGDRTPRFDLDCLYGRGPADQPYLYDAERPGRFLIGRHDDELDLPRNEQQTALIGDPRNDENIIVSQLQLTMLLFHNSVLDRIEELRAAEPVPEPDDFTLAQRIVRWHYQWVVVHDFLRRIVGEETLNAVLRREPRVPGGRRVEKAVPAFFHWRRAPFIPVEFSGAAYRFGHSLVRARYKFNTTVPALPIFTPEPISQSDPLSHLGGFRILPPVWQIEWPRFFPLEEGRAPVPVRAVDTRIVPPLLELPPEAAAGVASLVERNLTRGVQLGLPSGQAVAGAMGLEPLSHADLGLPRRGGAPLWYYVLREAEVLAGGRHLGPVGGRIVAEVFLGLLAADPSSYLSTDPGWTPTLPSARPGEFTMSDLIRFTGFGLAEV, encoded by the coding sequence GTGCCGGGCGCGCAGGGCGGGCGTGGAGATCATCAGCCGCAGCCGGGCCAGCAGAAGGTCGCGGTCGCGGTCCCGCTCGGGGTCGTCCTCGCCCCCGCCCGCCAGGGCGGCCGCGGCCTCGACCAGCGCGCCGCCGATGCGGCGGACCAGCGGCTCCCCCGGCGGCGACGCGGCGATCCGCTCGGCGACCGCACGCCGCGCTTCGACCTCGACTGCCTCTACGGGCGCGGCCCCGCCGACCAGCCCTACCTCTACGACGCCGAGCGCCCCGGCCGCTTCCTCATCGGCCGCCACGACGACGAACTGGACCTGCCGCGCAACGAGCAGCAGACCGCGCTCATCGGCGACCCGCGCAACGACGAGAACATCATCGTCAGCCAACTCCAGCTCACCATGCTGCTGTTCCACAACAGCGTGCTGGACCGGATCGAGGAGCTGCGCGCGGCCGAGCCGGTGCCCGAACCCGACGACTTCACGCTCGCGCAGCGGATCGTGCGCTGGCATTACCAGTGGGTCGTGGTGCACGACTTCCTGCGCCGGATCGTGGGCGAGGAGACGCTGAACGCCGTGCTGCGCCGCGAACCGCGCGTCCCCGGCGGCCGCCGCGTCGAGAAGGCGGTGCCCGCGTTCTTCCACTGGCGGCGCGCGCCGTTCATCCCGGTGGAGTTCTCCGGGGCCGCCTACCGCTTCGGCCACTCGCTGGTGCGGGCGCGCTACAAGTTCAACACCACGGTCCCGGCGCTGCCGATCTTCACGCCCGAGCCCATCAGCCAGAGCGACCCGCTGTCGCACCTGGGCGGGTTCCGCATCCTGCCGCCGGTCTGGCAGATCGAGTGGCCGCGGTTCTTCCCGCTGGAGGAGGGCCGGGCGCCCGTGCCCGTGCGCGCCGTGGACACCCGCATCGTGCCGCCGCTGCTGGAGCTGCCGCCGGAGGCGGCCGCGGGTGTGGCCTCCCTGGTCGAGCGCAACCTCACCCGGGGTGTCCAGCTGGGACTGCCCTCGGGCCAGGCGGTGGCGGGCGCGATGGGCCTGGAGCCGCTCTCCCACGCCGACCTGGGCCTGCCCCGGCGCGGAGGGGCGCCGCTGTGGTACTACGTGCTGCGCGAGGCCGAGGTGCTGGCGGGCGGCCGGCACCTGGGCCCGGTGGGCGGCCGGATCGTGGCCGAGGTGTTCCTCGGCCTGCTCGCCGCCGACCCGTCGTCCTACCTGAGCACCGACCCCGGCTGGACCCCCACGCTGCCCTCCGCGCGGCCGGGCGAGTTCACCATGTCCGACCTGATCCGCTTCACCGGGTTCGGCCTCGCCGAGGTCTGA
- a CDS encoding protein phosphatase 2C domain-containing protein, protein MRIASEQGQGAVNEDRAAAGTDWAFVLDGATAPPDVDTGCRHGVAWLVDRLAAALAAELAAERPASLPDCLAAAIERTRGAHGGGCDLGNPDSPSATAAVARPARDGSARLEYLVLADCTVLLPEPGGGVRAVTDDRVERLPGGRPYTRALVRAHRNAEGGFWVAGAVPEAAHRALVGLAPGRRFALLTDGCARLAEYFGHPWTHVWRRLADDGPEALVAWVRAEERRRGVVRGKAHDDATALLGEFAPPAGEGARPA, encoded by the coding sequence ATGCGCATCGCCAGTGAGCAGGGCCAGGGCGCCGTGAACGAGGACCGCGCGGCGGCGGGCACCGACTGGGCGTTCGTCCTCGACGGCGCCACGGCCCCGCCGGACGTCGACACCGGGTGCCGCCACGGCGTGGCGTGGCTGGTGGACCGGCTGGCGGCGGCGCTGGCCGCCGAACTGGCGGCCGAGCGCCCCGCGTCCCTGCCCGACTGCCTGGCGGCCGCGATCGAGCGCACCCGCGGCGCCCACGGCGGCGGCTGCGACCTGGGCAACCCCGACAGCCCCTCGGCCACGGCGGCGGTGGCGCGCCCCGCCCGCGACGGCTCCGCCCGGCTGGAGTACCTGGTCCTGGCCGACTGCACGGTGCTGCTGCCCGAGCCCGGCGGCGGGGTCCGCGCCGTCACCGACGACCGCGTGGAGCGCCTGCCCGGCGGCCGCCCCTACACCCGCGCCCTCGTGCGCGCGCACCGCAACGCCGAGGGCGGGTTCTGGGTGGCCGGCGCGGTGCCCGAGGCCGCCCACCGCGCGCTCGTCGGGCTGGCGCCGGGCCGGCGCTTCGCCCTGCTCACCGACGGCTGCGCGCGGCTGGCGGAGTACTTCGGCCACCCCTGGACGCACGTGTGGCGCCGACTGGCCGACGACGGCCCCGAGGCGCTGGTCGCCTGGGTGCGCGCGGAGGAGCGCCGCCGGGGAGTGGTGCGCGGCAAGGCGCACGACGACGCCACCGCGCTCCTCGGGGAGTTCGCCCCTCCGGCCGGTGAGGGCGCCCGCCCCGCCTAG
- a CDS encoding enoyl-CoA hydratase-related protein, with amino-acid sequence MTEAPDPAGTARGAEDVKDGEDNEAVEGAEGTAEDPVLSDLNSGVLRLTLNRPDRLNAWTPAMADRLSALLRAADHDPQVRAVLITGAGRAFCAGADMAALSAISGREVRVDGRALALPAELRKPVIAALNGPAAGVGLVLALFADVRFAAADAKLTTSFSMRGLSAEYGAAWLLPRLVGRGRALDLLLSSRVVLGEEAARIGLVDFACPREDVVVDALDYARTLAASCSPWSMAVIKRQVLRAAQSDFATAADEAADLMAESFAGPDFAEGVGSYLDKRPPRFPGLPPRG; translated from the coding sequence ATGACCGAGGCACCCGACCCCGCCGGCACCGCTCGCGGCGCCGAGGACGTCAAGGACGGCGAGGACAACGAGGCCGTCGAAGGCGCCGAGGGCACCGCCGAGGACCCCGTGCTCAGCGACCTCAACTCCGGGGTGCTGCGGCTCACCCTGAACCGCCCCGACCGGCTCAACGCCTGGACCCCGGCCATGGCCGACCGGCTGAGCGCGCTGCTGCGCGCGGCCGACCACGACCCCCAGGTGCGCGCCGTGCTGATCACCGGCGCCGGCCGCGCCTTCTGCGCGGGCGCCGACATGGCCGCGCTCAGCGCCATCAGCGGCCGGGAGGTCCGGGTCGACGGCCGCGCGCTGGCGCTGCCCGCCGAACTGCGCAAGCCCGTCATCGCCGCCCTCAACGGCCCGGCCGCCGGGGTGGGCCTGGTACTGGCCCTGTTCGCCGACGTCCGGTTCGCCGCCGCCGACGCCAAGCTCACCACGTCCTTCAGCATGCGCGGACTGTCCGCCGAGTACGGCGCGGCCTGGCTGCTGCCCCGCCTGGTCGGCCGGGGCCGCGCCCTGGACCTGCTGCTGTCCTCGCGCGTGGTACTGGGCGAGGAGGCCGCGCGGATCGGGCTGGTCGACTTCGCGTGCCCGCGCGAGGACGTGGTGGTCGACGCCCTCGACTACGCCCGCACGCTGGCCGCCTCCTGCTCGCCGTGGTCCATGGCCGTCATCAAGCGCCAGGTGCTGCGCGCCGCCCAGAGCGACTTCGCCACCGCCGCCGACGAGGCCGCCGACCTCATGGCGGAGTCCTTCGCCGGACCCGACTTCGCCGAGGGCGTGGGCAGCTACCTCGACAAGCGGCCGCCCCGCTTCCCCGGCCTGCCGCCACGCGGCTGA
- a CDS encoding quinone oxidoreductase family protein → MRAIQITEFGGPEVLRLAEVPDPRPGPDEVLIEVERAGVNYADTHRTEDSYVAATSLPLVPGSEVVGRTPEGRRVAAMLDGGGYAERAAAARAMVYDVPDDVDAVTALAMLVQGATAWVLLRRNVHLAEGESVVVHAAAGGVGSLAVQLAKAFGAGRVIATAGTEDKRRLALELGADAAVDSRAEDMTAALREANGGRRVDAVLDMTGGRITDQSLRALAPFGRLAFYGMASREAPSPVDLPALLRHSTTVSGMWLSHAFALPADVVRRAMAELFDLVRAGRLRVVKGGEYPLEQARRAHEDLRSRATVGKLALDPTR, encoded by the coding sequence GTGCGAGCGATCCAGATCACCGAGTTCGGCGGCCCGGAGGTGCTGCGCCTCGCCGAGGTGCCCGACCCCCGGCCCGGCCCCGACGAGGTGCTGATCGAGGTCGAGCGCGCCGGGGTCAACTACGCCGACACCCACCGCACCGAGGACAGCTACGTGGCCGCCACCTCGCTGCCGCTGGTCCCGGGCAGCGAGGTGGTCGGGCGCACGCCCGAGGGCCGGCGGGTGGCGGCCATGCTCGACGGCGGGGGCTACGCCGAGCGCGCCGCCGCCGCCCGCGCCATGGTCTACGACGTCCCCGACGATGTCGACGCCGTCACGGCCCTGGCCATGCTCGTCCAGGGCGCCACCGCCTGGGTGCTGCTGCGCCGCAACGTGCACCTGGCCGAGGGCGAGTCCGTGGTGGTGCACGCCGCCGCCGGCGGGGTGGGCTCCCTCGCGGTGCAGCTGGCCAAGGCCTTCGGCGCGGGCCGGGTCATCGCCACCGCCGGCACCGAGGACAAGCGCCGGCTGGCGCTGGAGCTGGGCGCCGACGCGGCCGTGGACTCCCGCGCCGAGGACATGACGGCGGCGCTGCGCGAGGCCAACGGCGGCCGCCGGGTCGACGCCGTGCTGGACATGACCGGCGGGCGGATCACCGACCAGAGCCTGCGCGCCCTGGCGCCCTTCGGCCGCCTCGCCTTCTACGGCATGGCCTCGCGCGAGGCGCCCTCGCCGGTGGACCTGCCCGCGCTGCTGCGCCACTCCACCACGGTCAGCGGCATGTGGCTCAGCCACGCCTTCGCCCTGCCCGCCGACGTGGTGCGCCGGGCCATGGCGGAGCTGTTCGACCTGGTGCGCGCGGGCCGGCTGCGTGTGGTGAAGGGCGGCGAGTACCCGCTGGAGCAGGCCCGCCGCGCCCACGAGGACCTGCGCTCGCGCGCCACGGTCGGCAAGCTCGCCCTGGACCCCACCCGCTAG
- a CDS encoding ATP-binding protein, producing MARSKLRIYLGAAPGVGKTYSALSEARRRRERGTDVVVGLAETRDRPRTAELLEGLEVLPRARVDGAPGELDLDALLARAPRVAVVDDFAHTNAPGTRNAKRWQDVEELLNAGIDVITTLNIQHVESLNDVVERITGVRQRETIPDQIVRRADQIELCDMSPHALRRRMSHGNIYPAEKIDAALSSYFREGNLTALRELALLWVADRVDEGLAHYRGEHKIRQTWEARERVVVALTGGPEGETLIRRAARVAARSRGGRPQPSHLMAVHVVSGDNLAHPLPDVMAEQRRLLAELGGTYHQVIGKDIPTALLEFARGVNATQIVLGSSRRRSWQYAFGPGVGATVARESGDIDVHIVTHEEVGRGRNLLPPLAGSLSRARHVSGWAIGLLGPVLLAAAMRLPPADGIGLAAHVPVFFVATIAAAMVGGLWPALVGAVWSTLLLDLLFAPPLYGLSVHSTDNTVALAAFILVGVLVAFVVDLAKRRALQASRSKAEASTLSLLASSVIDGQEPLPALLRRIRETFGQRSVALLRQEDDGAWTRVESVGEGPCASPDQADALVSVSDSLALALRGHVLPAADRRILGAFATHIGIALERQRLAHDAAEAKRQAARNKIRTALLAAVSHDLRTPLTSIKASVSSLRSVDIELDEADRAELLENIEESTDRLNGLVGNLLDMSRLQTDTVQPKIRAVGLEEVVPATLIGIPPHTVCVDVPDHLPRVRADAGLLERAVANVVQNAARHNPPDSPPILLAASALGDTVELRVADHGPGVPDEHKDRIFEAFQRLGDAPRGTGIGLGLAVARGFTEAMDGTLIAEDTPGGGLTMVFTLHTSPTDPAPGGAAPAGAEAAQAPGGGADTHHGPLGAPDTEV from the coding sequence GTGGCACGTAGCAAGCTCCGCATCTACCTGGGCGCCGCCCCCGGCGTGGGCAAGACCTACTCCGCGCTGAGCGAGGCGCGGCGCCGGCGGGAGCGCGGAACCGACGTCGTCGTGGGCCTGGCCGAGACCCGCGACCGCCCGCGCACGGCCGAACTCCTGGAGGGCCTGGAGGTCCTGCCGCGCGCGCGGGTCGACGGCGCGCCCGGCGAGCTCGACCTCGACGCCCTCCTGGCGCGCGCGCCCCGCGTGGCCGTCGTGGACGACTTCGCCCACACCAACGCCCCCGGCACCCGCAACGCCAAGCGCTGGCAGGACGTCGAGGAGCTGCTCAACGCCGGCATCGACGTCATCACCACGCTCAACATCCAGCACGTGGAGTCGCTGAACGACGTGGTCGAGCGCATCACCGGCGTGCGCCAGCGCGAGACCATCCCCGACCAGATCGTGCGCCGCGCCGACCAGATCGAGCTGTGCGACATGTCGCCGCACGCGCTGCGCCGGCGGATGTCCCACGGCAACATCTACCCCGCCGAGAAGATCGACGCCGCCCTCTCCAGCTACTTCCGCGAGGGCAACCTCACCGCGCTGCGCGAACTCGCCCTGCTGTGGGTGGCCGACCGCGTGGACGAGGGCCTGGCCCACTACCGGGGCGAGCACAAGATCCGCCAGACCTGGGAGGCCCGCGAACGCGTCGTCGTCGCGCTGACCGGCGGCCCCGAGGGCGAGACCCTGATCCGCCGCGCCGCCCGCGTGGCCGCCCGCTCGCGCGGGGGCCGCCCCCAGCCCAGCCACCTCATGGCCGTGCACGTGGTCTCCGGCGACAACCTCGCCCACCCGCTGCCCGACGTGATGGCCGAGCAGCGCCGCCTGCTCGCCGAACTCGGCGGCACCTACCACCAGGTGATCGGCAAGGACATCCCCACCGCGCTGCTGGAGTTCGCCCGGGGCGTCAACGCCACCCAGATCGTGCTGGGCTCCTCCCGGCGGCGCAGCTGGCAGTACGCCTTCGGGCCGGGCGTGGGGGCCACGGTGGCGCGCGAGTCCGGCGACATCGACGTGCACATCGTGACCCACGAGGAGGTCGGCCGGGGCCGCAACCTGCTGCCGCCGCTGGCCGGCAGCCTCAGCCGCGCCCGCCACGTCTCGGGCTGGGCCATCGGCCTGCTCGGGCCGGTGCTGCTGGCGGCGGCCATGCGGCTGCCGCCCGCCGACGGCATCGGGCTCGCCGCCCACGTCCCGGTGTTCTTCGTCGCGACCATCGCCGCCGCCATGGTCGGCGGGCTGTGGCCGGCGCTGGTGGGCGCGGTGTGGAGCACCCTGCTGCTGGACCTGCTGTTCGCCCCGCCGCTGTACGGGCTGTCGGTCCACAGCACCGACAACACCGTCGCGCTGGCCGCGTTCATCCTGGTGGGCGTGCTGGTGGCGTTCGTGGTCGACCTCGCCAAGCGCCGCGCGCTGCAGGCCAGCCGGTCCAAGGCCGAGGCGAGCACGCTGAGCCTCTTGGCCAGCAGCGTCATCGACGGCCAGGAGCCGCTGCCCGCGCTGCTGCGCCGCATCCGCGAGACCTTCGGCCAGCGCTCGGTGGCGCTGCTGCGCCAGGAGGACGACGGCGCCTGGACCCGGGTCGAGAGCGTCGGCGAGGGGCCCTGCGCCTCGCCCGACCAGGCCGACGCCCTGGTGTCGGTCAGCGACTCCCTGGCGCTGGCGCTGCGCGGCCACGTGCTGCCCGCCGCCGACCGGCGCATCCTCGGGGCGTTCGCCACCCACATCGGGATCGCCCTGGAGCGCCAGCGCCTGGCCCACGACGCCGCCGAGGCCAAGCGCCAGGCCGCGCGCAACAAGATCCGCACCGCGCTGCTGGCCGCGGTCTCCCACGACCTGCGCACCCCGCTGACCTCCATCAAGGCCAGCGTGTCCAGCCTGCGCTCGGTCGACATCGAACTCGACGAGGCCGACCGCGCCGAACTGCTGGAGAACATCGAGGAGTCCACCGACCGGCTCAACGGCCTGGTGGGCAACCTCCTGGACATGAGCCGGCTGCAGACCGACACCGTCCAGCCCAAGATCCGCGCGGTGGGACTGGAGGAGGTCGTGCCGGCCACCCTCATCGGCATCCCGCCGCACACCGTGTGCGTGGACGTCCCCGACCACCTGCCGCGGGTGCGCGCCGACGCCGGGCTGCTGGAGCGGGCCGTGGCCAACGTGGTGCAGAACGCCGCCCGGCACAACCCGCCCGACAGCCCGCCGATCCTGCTGGCGGCCAGCGCCCTGGGCGACACCGTGGAGCTGCGGGTGGCCGACCACGGCCCCGGCGTGCCCGACGAGCACAAGGACCGCATCTTCGAGGCGTTCCAGCGGCTGGGCGACGCCCCGCGCGGCACCGGGATCGGCCTGGGACTGGCGGTGGCGCGCGGGTTCACCGAGGCCATGGACGGTACCCTGATCGCCGAGGACACCCCGGGCGGCGGGTTGACCATGGTGTTCACCCTGCACACCAGCCCCACCGACCCCGCGCCGGGCGGGGCCGCGCCCGCCGGCGCCGAGGCGGCGCAGGCACCGGGCGGCGGTGCCGACACCCACCACGGGCCCCTGGGCGCCCCTGACACCGAGGTGTGA
- a CDS encoding response regulator encodes MRTLVVDDDAQIIRAMRINLRARGYDVDTATDGASALQAAAKQPPDVVLLDLGLPDMEGGEVIEGLRGWTSVPIIVLSARHSSSEKVRSLDAGADDYVTKPFGMDELLARIRAAQRRSVHVEEAPVVATAAFTVDLGAKRVTRGDSEVRLTPTEWHILEVLARNAGRLVSQRRLLHDVWGPNYQSETNYLRVYMAQLRRKLEPDPAHPRYLITEAGMGYRFEKDG; translated from the coding sequence ATGCGGACCCTGGTCGTGGACGACGACGCGCAGATCATCCGCGCCATGCGGATCAACCTGCGGGCGCGGGGCTACGACGTCGACACCGCCACCGACGGCGCGTCGGCGCTCCAGGCCGCCGCCAAGCAGCCGCCCGACGTCGTGCTGCTGGACCTGGGCCTGCCCGACATGGAGGGCGGCGAGGTCATCGAGGGCCTGCGCGGATGGACCTCGGTGCCGATCATCGTGCTGTCGGCGCGGCACTCCTCCAGCGAGAAGGTCCGCTCCCTGGACGCCGGCGCCGACGACTACGTCACCAAGCCCTTCGGCATGGACGAGCTGCTGGCCCGCATCCGCGCGGCGCAGCGCCGCTCGGTGCACGTCGAGGAGGCCCCGGTGGTGGCCACCGCCGCGTTCACCGTGGACCTGGGGGCCAAGCGGGTCACCCGCGGCGACTCCGAGGTCCGGCTGACCCCCACCGAGTGGCACATCCTGGAGGTGCTGGCGCGCAACGCCGGGCGGCTGGTCAGCCAGCGCCGGCTGCTGCACGACGTGTGGGGCCCCAACTACCAGAGCGAGACCAACTACCTGCGGGTCTACATGGCCCAGCTGCGCCGCAAGCTCGAACCCGACCCCGCCCACCCGCGCTACCTGATCACCGAGGCGGGCATGGGCTACCGGTTCGAGAAGGACGGCTGA
- a CDS encoding glycerophosphodiester phosphodiesterase family protein codes for MRRTAPLRRRPALAAALLLLALLVPAAPAAADDRHPGRGGEESLVETPWVIAHRGASAYRPEHTLAAYRLAVRQRADVIEPDLVPTSDGHLIARHENELGGTTDVDERPEFADRRTTKVIDGVRVTGWFAEDFTLAEIKTLRAEERIPDIRPRNTRYDGRYEIPTFEEVLEVWEQGRRRNRDLLLIPELKHGGYFDSIGLDTEAMLAATLRERGLDGRRSPVIVQSFEPGSAREVDRLVDVRVVQLISGAQRELTTPGALDEVAEYADAIGPDLRWVLPIGADGRADEPTPLVADAHDRGLLVTPYTLRSENAHLPDGYDIGADPTRYGDYLDYYVAVYATGVDGVFSDNPDHLYRAREAYERAQRRP; via the coding sequence ATGCGACGAACCGCCCCCCTCCGCCGCCGGCCGGCCCTCGCCGCCGCCCTGCTCCTGCTCGCGCTGCTGGTGCCCGCGGCCCCGGCCGCGGCCGACGACCGCCACCCCGGCCGCGGCGGCGAGGAGTCCCTGGTCGAGACCCCCTGGGTCATCGCGCACCGCGGCGCCTCGGCCTACCGGCCCGAGCACACCCTGGCCGCCTACCGGCTGGCCGTCCGCCAGCGCGCCGACGTCATCGAGCCCGACCTGGTGCCCACCAGCGACGGCCACCTGATCGCCCGCCACGAGAACGAGCTGGGCGGCACGACCGACGTGGACGAGCGCCCCGAGTTCGCCGACCGCCGCACCACCAAGGTGATCGACGGGGTCCGCGTCACCGGCTGGTTCGCCGAGGACTTCACGCTGGCCGAGATCAAGACGCTGCGCGCCGAGGAGCGCATCCCCGACATCCGCCCGCGCAACACCCGCTACGACGGCCGCTACGAAATCCCCACCTTCGAGGAGGTGCTGGAGGTCTGGGAGCAGGGCCGCCGCCGCAACCGGGACCTGCTGCTGATCCCCGAGCTCAAGCACGGCGGCTACTTCGACTCCATCGGGCTGGACACCGAGGCGATGCTGGCCGCGACCCTGCGCGAACGCGGCCTCGACGGCCGCCGCTCCCCGGTGATCGTGCAGTCCTTCGAGCCCGGCAGCGCCCGCGAGGTGGACCGGCTCGTGGACGTCCGCGTCGTGCAGCTGATCAGCGGTGCGCAGCGGGAGCTGACGACCCCCGGAGCGCTGGACGAGGTGGCCGAGTACGCCGACGCGATCGGCCCCGACCTGCGCTGGGTGCTGCCGATCGGCGCCGACGGCCGGGCCGACGAGCCCACCCCGCTGGTGGCCGACGCCCACGACCGGGGCCTGCTGGTGACGCCCTACACGCTGCGCAGCGAGAACGCCCACCTGCCCGACGGCTACGACATCGGCGCGGACCCCACGCGCTACGGCGACTACCTCGACTACTACGTGGCGGTCTACGCCACCGGGGTCGACGGCGTGTTCAGCGACAACCCCGACCACCTGTACCGGGCGCGCGAGGCCTACGAGCGCGCCCAGCGGCGGCCCTAG
- a CDS encoding aminoglycoside phosphotransferase family protein gives MSEVTARYVDDKQRRRLIRRFGRGAADWLDGLPARVDELAAEWKLSVEGPAPHGRTSVVLFCRRLDGGPAILKISPDPGLGTFEARLLRLWEESGRVPAVWEVDTDRGAVLLERIGEGRTVALEGEVPPMHDVADLIAELHAVDVPHDEMGELHPLHSRMNFLYDMWEHERQDGPAAELVPTSVLHRGHARARDLAHGEDDVVPLHGDLHPGNVLLGGPERGLVAVDPRACVGDAAVDAVDWAIWQADSLEEVERRVALLSSRLEVPGDRLLAWCRACAPLFAVAAANRGRADTPHFAMLMALADS, from the coding sequence ATGAGCGAAGTCACAGCGCGGTACGTCGACGACAAGCAGAGGCGGCGCCTCATCCGCCGCTTCGGCCGCGGCGCGGCCGACTGGCTGGACGGCCTGCCCGCCCGCGTCGACGAACTCGCCGCCGAGTGGAAGCTCAGCGTCGAGGGCCCGGCGCCCCACGGGCGCACCTCGGTGGTCCTGTTCTGCCGGCGGCTCGACGGCGGCCCGGCGATCCTGAAGATCTCGCCCGACCCCGGTCTGGGCACCTTCGAGGCGCGCCTGCTGCGCCTGTGGGAGGAGAGCGGGCGCGTCCCGGCGGTGTGGGAGGTCGACACCGACCGCGGCGCCGTGCTGCTGGAGCGCATCGGCGAGGGGCGCACCGTGGCCCTGGAGGGCGAGGTACCGCCGATGCACGACGTCGCCGACCTCATCGCCGAACTGCACGCGGTCGACGTCCCCCACGACGAGATGGGCGAACTCCACCCCCTGCACAGCCGGATGAACTTCCTCTACGACATGTGGGAGCACGAGCGCCAGGACGGCCCGGCCGCCGAGCTCGTGCCCACCTCCGTGCTGCACCGGGGCCACGCCCGCGCCCGCGACCTCGCCCACGGCGAGGACGACGTCGTGCCGCTGCACGGCGACCTCCACCCCGGAAACGTCCTGCTCGGCGGGCCCGAGCGCGGCCTGGTCGCGGTGGACCCCCGCGCCTGCGTGGGCGACGCCGCCGTCGACGCCGTCGACTGGGCGATCTGGCAGGCCGACTCCCTGGAGGAGGTCGAGCGGCGGGTCGCGCTGCTGTCCTCGCGCCTGGAGGTGCCCGGCGACCGGCTGCTCGCCTGGTGCCGCGCCTGCGCGCCCCTGTTCGCCGTGGCCGCCGCCAACCGCGGGCGCGCCGACACCCCCCACTTCGCCATGCTGATGGCCCTCGCCGACAGCTGA
- a CDS encoding sirohydrochlorin chelatase yields the protein MVPTMVLVADDSQDTDRTEALRGLADAVARRGEAPVVPAFGSDREVQRAVHSVEGPMVVVPAYVAGGDLASSQVLAGLDLGGRFDALHTAPLGAVPSIVGDLAARLLATGWTSGDGVVLAADGSTGQDERQAVTDVARMLSRRLGSPVQVGYLNSWAPSVGDAVERLRRNGRDRVAVATWRLVEDRDYERLHDLGATTVTAPLWPSEIVVDSLLAQHRAAKARLAA from the coding sequence ATGGTGCCGACCATGGTGCTCGTAGCGGACGACTCGCAGGACACCGACCGCACGGAGGCGCTCCGCGGACTGGCCGACGCCGTCGCGCGCCGCGGCGAGGCCCCGGTCGTCCCCGCCTTCGGCTCCGACCGCGAGGTCCAGCGTGCCGTCCACTCCGTCGAGGGCCCGATGGTCGTCGTGCCGGCCTACGTCGCCGGCGGCGACCTCGCCAGCTCCCAGGTCCTCGCCGGCCTCGACCTCGGCGGCCGGTTCGACGCCCTGCACACCGCCCCCCTGGGCGCCGTGCCCTCGATCGTCGGCGACCTCGCCGCCCGCCTGCTCGCCACGGGCTGGACCTCGGGCGACGGCGTCGTCCTCGCCGCCGACGGCAGCACCGGCCAGGACGAGCGCCAGGCGGTCACCGACGTCGCCCGGATGCTCAGCCGCCGCCTGGGCTCGCCGGTGCAGGTCGGCTACCTCAACTCCTGGGCGCCCTCGGTGGGCGACGCCGTGGAGCGGCTGCGCCGCAACGGCCGCGACCGCGTGGCCGTGGCCACCTGGCGGCTGGTCGAGGACCGCGACTACGAGCGGCTGCACGACCTCGGCGCCACCACCGTCACCGCCCCGCTGTGGCCGTCGGAGATCGTGGTGGACTCCCTGCTGGCCCAGCACCGCGCCGCCAAGGCCCGCCTGGCGGCCTGA